Proteins encoded together in one uncultured Desulfosarcina sp. window:
- a CDS encoding SDR family NAD(P)-dependent oxidoreductase, translated as MTNQWRITKTIDMDQPAARLFDYLSRWDNVVEWDPTAFSGRKLSPGEPAVGSRFVITLRFGWRPVPMTYTIVRMERPRLMELEGRGAHFRALDRIRLTDTASGCRLTYEVVIRFDRHQNPVASRIGRYLFDRYARTTIRRLQRMIDGSANPPALSPVTRMADRAIFPGLIGFTRLGYILGKRRRPVASALYFGRTMVLTGGTSGIGRAAARELVRRGANLVVVGRDGQKLKGLLDELGRLKNGGWIETERADLSLMAEVRRLADRLMRRHKRIDVLINNAGALFNRYGQTDEGVERTMATDLVSPYLLTVLLLPALKVAGSARVVNVASGGMYTQGMRAGMLDAEPADYDGPTAYARAKRGLVMLTEDWANRWANFGIGVHAMHPGWVDTPGLEASLPAFHRQVAPLLRTPEQGADTIVWLASSPDAQRASGRFWLDRKIRATHVFRHTADTEKDRRELIRALDALTGLPADT; from the coding sequence ATGACCAACCAATGGCGAATCACCAAAACGATCGATATGGATCAGCCTGCTGCTCGACTCTTCGACTATTTGAGCCGCTGGGACAACGTGGTGGAATGGGATCCTACCGCCTTTTCCGGACGCAAGCTGTCCCCCGGCGAACCGGCTGTGGGCAGCCGTTTCGTCATCACGCTGCGTTTCGGATGGCGGCCCGTGCCCATGACCTACACCATCGTCCGCATGGAGCGCCCCCGCTTGATGGAACTTGAGGGCCGGGGCGCCCATTTTCGTGCCCTGGATCGCATTCGCCTGACAGACACCGCCTCGGGTTGCCGTCTGACCTACGAAGTCGTGATCCGATTCGACCGGCACCAGAACCCGGTGGCCAGTCGCATCGGCCGGTACCTGTTTGACCGCTATGCCCGGACAACCATCCGACGGCTGCAACGGATGATCGACGGTTCCGCCAACCCACCGGCACTAAGCCCGGTGACGCGCATGGCCGACCGGGCCATTTTCCCCGGACTGATCGGCTTTACCCGCCTGGGCTACATCCTGGGCAAACGCCGGCGGCCGGTGGCCTCGGCCCTGTACTTCGGCCGCACCATGGTGCTTACCGGCGGCACCTCGGGCATCGGCCGGGCCGCCGCCCGCGAACTGGTGCGCCGGGGGGCAAATCTGGTGGTGGTGGGGCGTGACGGGCAAAAGTTAAAAGGATTGCTGGATGAACTGGGACGCCTCAAAAACGGCGGATGGATTGAAACCGAGCGGGCCGATCTCAGTCTGATGGCGGAAGTGCGCAGGCTGGCCGACCGTCTGATGCGGCGCCACAAGCGCATCGATGTCCTGATCAACAACGCCGGTGCCCTGTTCAACCGCTATGGCCAGACCGACGAAGGCGTCGAACGAACCATGGCGACCGACCTGGTCAGCCCCTATCTGCTGACCGTTTTGCTGCTGCCGGCCTTAAAAGTGGCCGGATCGGCACGGGTCGTCAATGTCGCCTCCGGGGGCATGTATACCCAGGGCATGCGTGCCGGTATGCTGGACGCAGAGCCGGCCGACTACGACGGACCGACAGCCTATGCCCGTGCCAAGCGCGGTCTGGTTATGCTCACCGAAGATTGGGCCAACCGATGGGCCAATTTCGGAATCGGCGTACATGCCATGCATCCCGGCTGGGTGGATACCCCCGGTCTGGAAGCCTCCCTGCCGGCCTTCCACCGGCAAGTGGCCCCTTTGCTGCGGACCCCGGAGCAGGGCGCCGACACCATTGTCTGGCTGGCCTCTTCACCGGACGCCCAGCGCGCTTCGGGACGTTTCTGGCTGGATCGAAAAATTCGCGCCACCCACGTCTTCCGCCACACGGCGGACACCGAAAAAGACCGCCGCGAACTGATCCGGGCGTTGGACGCCCTGACCGGCTTGCCCGCTGATACATGA
- a CDS encoding chalcone isomerase family protein: MKPIFAFLLFAILMTAPGSKAETTVAVDDFRFTKTVDIQDQRLKLKGAGLLRYMVFIKAYAGALYLPDPAPSDPVLAPVAKRLELAYYHAIGSEDFAKATRAKIRDNIDADQAQKLRARIDRLAEMYRDVKPGDRYALTYLPGKGTRLSLNGEDLGLIPGDDFAGAVFSIWLGDYPIDEAFRDTLLGVS, translated from the coding sequence ATGAAACCGATATTCGCATTTTTGCTTTTTGCAATACTTATGACAGCGCCGGGCTCCAAGGCCGAAACGACTGTGGCGGTGGACGACTTTCGCTTCACCAAAACGGTGGACATTCAGGACCAGCGTCTGAAGCTGAAAGGTGCCGGTCTGCTGCGGTATATGGTGTTTATCAAGGCTTACGCCGGTGCCCTCTATCTGCCGGATCCGGCGCCGTCCGATCCGGTGCTGGCGCCGGTAGCCAAGCGGCTGGAACTGGCCTACTACCATGCCATTGGCAGCGAAGATTTCGCCAAGGCCACCCGCGCGAAAATACGGGACAATATCGATGCGGACCAGGCCCAAAAGCTGCGTGCCCGGATCGACCGCCTGGCCGAGATGTACCGGGATGTAAAACCCGGAGACCGCTATGCGCTGACCTACCTTCCGGGTAAAGGCACCCGCCTTTCCCTGAACGGGGAAGACCTGGGCCTTATTCCCGGCGATGACTTTGCCGGCGCCGTTTTCTCCATCTGGCTGGGCGATTATCCCATCGATGAGGCGTTCAGGGATACGCTCCTGGGGGTCTCATGA
- a CDS encoding MFS transporter, whose amino-acid sequence MKTNRPQDRLPLGRKITYGLPAFALAMVGIPVYVHIPKFYTDVIGVNIAWIGAILMGVRLFDAFSDPLMGVVSDRTQSRLGRRRPFMLWGSIGLAAATFLLFVPPHVTGFAATAWFAMTIVALFAFWTVVTVPYEALGPALTRDYTERTSLFAWRDGLLIAGTLLAAASPVLIEGLQGNPATAAAQRQKFLWIALLYAPLLIGTCLWCVLRIREKEDGKASSTTLTIRNLKSVGRNRPFWILLTAYMIGALGSNLPATLILYYVQYVLESSRADLFLFLYFASGILLLPAWIGVSRRIGKKNAWLASMAINTLAFSGVYFLGAGDEWAYAVLVVVSGMGFGATLALPSAIQADVIDYDEFLTGRRQEGWYIGIWSVVKKLAAALGVGAGLTLLGMAGYAPGQVQPPEVIQTLKVLYALVPSVCNAAAFAIALAFPISPAIHRRIVESIALMKQGREVADPLKT is encoded by the coding sequence ATGAAGACAAACCGCCCACAGGATCGGCTGCCCCTGGGCCGCAAGATCACCTATGGCCTGCCGGCGTTTGCCCTGGCCATGGTGGGGATTCCCGTATATGTCCACATCCCCAAATTCTACACCGACGTTATCGGCGTCAACATCGCCTGGATCGGTGCCATTCTCATGGGGGTAAGACTGTTCGACGCCTTTTCCGATCCGCTGATGGGGGTTGTCTCGGATCGCACGCAGTCCCGCCTGGGGCGCCGCAGGCCCTTTATGCTGTGGGGCAGTATCGGTCTTGCCGCGGCGACGTTTCTGCTCTTTGTGCCTCCCCATGTTACAGGATTTGCGGCCACTGCCTGGTTCGCAATGACCATCGTGGCCTTGTTCGCTTTCTGGACGGTGGTCACGGTACCCTATGAAGCCTTGGGACCGGCCCTGACCCGCGACTACACCGAGCGGACCTCCCTTTTTGCCTGGCGGGACGGATTGCTGATTGCAGGGACCCTTCTGGCGGCGGCATCGCCGGTGCTGATTGAAGGCCTGCAGGGAAACCCTGCCACGGCCGCCGCCCAGCGCCAGAAGTTTCTCTGGATCGCTCTTCTCTACGCCCCGCTGCTGATCGGAACCTGCCTGTGGTGCGTGCTTCGCATTCGTGAGAAGGAGGACGGCAAAGCGTCTTCCACCACGTTGACCATCAGGAATCTCAAGAGCGTCGGGCGCAACCGGCCTTTCTGGATCCTGTTGACCGCCTATATGATCGGGGCTTTGGGAAGCAATCTTCCCGCGACCCTGATTCTCTATTATGTCCAGTATGTGCTCGAATCCAGCCGGGCCGATCTCTTTCTTTTCCTTTACTTCGCTTCCGGCATTCTGCTGCTGCCTGCGTGGATCGGCGTCTCGAGGCGCATCGGCAAAAAGAATGCCTGGCTGGCCTCCATGGCCATCAACACCCTGGCATTCAGCGGGGTCTATTTCCTGGGTGCCGGCGACGAGTGGGCCTATGCCGTTCTGGTGGTGGTCTCCGGCATGGGCTTCGGCGCCACCCTTGCACTGCCCTCGGCCATTCAGGCAGACGTCATCGACTACGATGAATTTCTCACCGGCCGTCGCCAGGAGGGCTGGTATATCGGCATCTGGTCGGTCGTCAAAAAACTGGCCGCGGCCCTGGGCGTAGGGGCCGGCCTGACCCTGCTGGGCATGGCGGGATACGCGCCGGGCCAGGTGCAGCCGCCCGAAGTGATCCAGACCCTCAAGGTGCTCTACGCCCTGGTTCCCAGTGTGTGCAATGCGGCCGCTTTTGCCATTGCCCTGGCTTTTCCCATCTCTCCGGCGATTCACCGGCGCATCGTGGAGAGCATCGCCCTGATGAAACAGGGTCGCGAGGTCGCCGATCCGTTAAAAACGTAA
- a CDS encoding DUF2177 family protein, translating into MENRIAKFGWIYGITTIVFFLIDLVWIGVVARDFYAGTIGGMLRESVNWPAALMFYFLYIGGIVVFVLVPALKNGSRVRHTALMGGLLGLFAYGTFDLTALALLEGWPVVVTLVDMVWGTVLTAATAGGSLWITHRFLKPDGLK; encoded by the coding sequence ATGGAAAACCGTATCGCCAAATTTGGATGGATCTATGGCATCACGACCATCGTTTTCTTCCTGATCGATCTGGTCTGGATCGGGGTGGTGGCCCGGGATTTCTACGCGGGAACCATCGGCGGCATGCTGCGCGAATCGGTCAATTGGCCGGCGGCGTTGATGTTCTACTTCCTTTACATCGGCGGCATCGTCGTCTTCGTGCTGGTCCCTGCACTCAAAAATGGCTCCAGGGTCCGTCACACCGCTCTGATGGGAGGTCTGCTGGGCTTGTTTGCATACGGCACATTCGACCTGACGGCGCTGGCACTGCTCGAAGGCTGGCCGGTTGTCGTTACCCTCGTGGACATGGTTTGGGGAACCGTTCTCACTGCTGCCACCGCAGGCGGCAGCCTGTGGATCACACACCGATTCTTGAAACCCGATGGATTGAAATAA